The following proteins are encoded in a genomic region of Diabrotica virgifera virgifera chromosome 1, PGI_DIABVI_V3a:
- the LOC126888890 gene encoding uncharacterized protein LOC126888890 has translation MPNFYKRKTSQQSWDEKAMAEALTACQGGLSIHSSAKQYNIPSTTLFRRLKRPPEERLVKQLGRFRCVFTVDQERMLVDYILKMEERLFGLTISDLKYLTYEFAIRNNIEHRFNNEKKEAGKVWLLGFMKRHPVLSLRLPEKTSAARASAFNAVSVGKFFDLLEDLYQKHNYKPNRIYNCDETGISTVPNKPSKIISKKGKKQVGVLSSAERGTLTTAEICFNAAGEYIPPALIFPRVRYHLTFDIGVPLNTKIFTHASGWMQTEIFTAWFHHFIKFAKPTSEDRVLLILDGHSTHIKNIEVLELAKKNFVDILVLPPHCTHRLQPLDVSFMYPMSTFYEQAVRVWLRTHPGKVVTIHDVGPLFGEAYLKAASMATAISGFKKTGIWPFERPDPNVFVAADTTDRPGPLLATSNLPSASTPVSNDILLHKTIVSPADILPIPRVASNIENPTKKRARSGKTVVATSTPFIEELKNLKAPTPKNPTKKVTKQLFQSDSEEEDDANISIYSDTDSGSELDLPVQIPTIKTEDIKEGIYVAVEYNGQTFPGLVISKSGESASVKCMERTQKYFKWPNKDDVLDYNIKDIKMIINEPKQLRRGFFNVPELCLYA, from the coding sequence ATGCCTAATTTTTACAAACGAAAGACTTCGCAGCAGAGTTGGGACGAGAAGGCAATGGCTGAGGCTCTAACTGCATGTCAAGGTGGTTTATCAATTCATTCTTCTGCAAAACAATATAACATTCCATCGACAACTCTTTTTAGAAGATTAAAGCGACCACCAGAAGAACGTTTAGTGAAGCAACTTGGACGATTCCGTTGCGTGTTCACGGTAGATCAAGAGAGGATGTTGGTAGACTATATTCTTAAAATGGAAGAACGCCTGTTTGGGCTAACTATTTCTGACTTAAAATATCTTACCTACGAGTTTGCCATACGAAATAACATTGAACATAGATTCAATAATGAGAAGAAAGAAGCTGGTAAAGTATGGTTGCTTGGTTTCATGAAACGGCACCCAGTTCTTTCACTTCGACTTCCAGAAAAAACGTCAGCAGCGCGAGCGTCAGCATTTAACGCAGTTAGTGTCGGAAAGTTCTTTGATTTATTGGAAGACTTATACCAAAAACACAACTACAAACCTAACCGCATCTATAATTGTGACGAAACCGGAATCTCTACCGTGCCAAATAAGCCTTCAAAGATTATTTCAAAAAAGGGGAAAAAGCAAGTAGGAGTTTTATCATCAGCTGAAAGAGGTACGCTTACAACTGCAGAAATTTGCTTCAACGCTGCAGGGGAATACATCCCTCCTGCTCTTATTTTTCCACGGGTGAGATATCACTTGACATTCGACATTGGAGTTCCTCTGAATACCAAAATTTTCACGCATGCTTCTGGATGGATGCAGACCGAAATCTTTACGGCTTGGTTTcaccattttattaaatttgcgaAGCCTACCTCCGAGGACAGGGTTTTACTAATTTTAGATGGCCATTCAACCCACATAAAAAACATTGAAGTCTTAGAGCTTGCTAAGAAAAACTTTGTAGACATCCTGGTGCTACCACCACATTGCACACATCGACTTCAGCCACTGGACGTATCATTTATGTATCCCATGTCGACCTTCTATGAACAGGCAGTGCGAGTTTGGCTGCGAACCCACCCGGGGAAAGTTGTGACGATTCATGATGTCGGTCCTCTCTTCGGAGAAGCTTACTTGAAGGCAGCTAGTATGGCAACAGCTATCTCAGGATTTAAGAAGACGGGTATTTGGCCGTTTGAGAGACCTGATCCAAACGTTTTCGTGGCTGCAGATACAACTGATCGTCCTGGGCCTCTACTCGCTACATCTAACCTGCCATCAGCGTCCACTCCAGTGTCAAATGACATTCTCCTCCATAAGACTATTGTTAGTCCTGCGGATATTTTACCTATCCCACGGGTCGCTTCAAATATCGAAAATCCAACGAAGAAAAGGGCTCGATCGGGAAAAACTGTAGTAGCAACTTCTACCCCTTTTATTGAAGAGTTAAAGAATTTGAAGGCTCCGACCCCAAAAAATCCAACCAAGAAAGTTACGAAGCAACTATTTCAAAGCGACAGCGAAGAAGAAGATGATGCAAACATCAGCATTTATAGTGACACCGACAGCGGTTCAGAGTTGGACCTACCAGTTCAAATTCCTACCATAAAAACAGAAGATATTAAGGAAGGGATATATGTAGCTGTAGAGTACAACGGACAAACATTTCCCGGTTTAGTAATTTCAAAATCAGGTGAATCAGCGTCTGTAAAGTGTATGGAAAGGAcgcaaaaatatttcaaatggCCTAATAAAGATGATGT